A window from Aerococcus sp. Group 1 encodes these proteins:
- the gyrA gene encoding DNA gyrase subunit A yields the protein MVEEHKQPAPREISHEMRNSFLDYAMSVIVARALPDVRDGLKPVHRRILYGMNELGVTPDKPYKKSARIVGDVMGKYHPHGDSAIYESMVRMAQDFSYRYMLVDGHGNFGSVDGDQAAAMRYTEARLSKIALEMVRDINKNTVDFIPNYDGEEREPEVLPSRFPNLLVNGATGIAVGMTTNIPPHNLSEVIQALHILMKNPQATTQDLMEALPGPDFPTAGIVIGKAGIKKAYETGKGRIIVRARAEIDTMASGKERIIVSEIPYMVNKAKLVERIADLARDKRIDGITAVRDETGRQGMRIVIECRKDASASVILNNLFKQTQMQTNFNFNMVAIDQGVPKTLSLKQILRRYLDHQEEIIRRRSIFEKEKAEARAHILEGLQIALDHIDEIVNILRSSKTGDQAKTIFMDQYGLSDKQAQAILDMRLVRLTGLEREKIDNEHKDLMAEIAYLNEVLASEEKRYEIIYQELLEIEKRFGDERRTEIRVGEITNLEDEDLIEESNVLITLSRKGYIKRVEDSEYRTQNRGGRGVKGMALQDGDHIDAMLSTSTHDVILCFTDRGRVFQIKGYEIPEYGRAAKGLPIVNLLNLQEDEQVRGVINVTPSDKETDSEDYFFFVTKQGTVKRTPVEEYFNIRNNGLIAINLRDDDELVAVLQTSGEDNIILGSHQGYAVSFAEDDVRSMGRTATGVRGIRLDQDDYVVGASILGPDQDVLIVTEKGYGKRTPADEYSIKHRGGKGVKTVNITEKNGPLVGLATVDLDEDIMLMTDEGVVIRFHSVDISQTGRATQGVRLMRLDEAAHVSTMAVVDPEEVDEEEVVASDPEQRGQYATETGLSDPDIDSGDDNAPDRLSQEQIRDKMQDFSSQVLEEDDSQASDGD from the coding sequence ATGGTTGAAGAACATAAACAACCCGCGCCACGTGAAATATCACATGAAATGCGTAACTCCTTCCTGGATTATGCCATGTCTGTTATCGTCGCCCGGGCCCTCCCCGATGTGCGTGACGGCCTCAAACCCGTTCATCGCCGGATTCTCTATGGGATGAATGAACTCGGTGTCACCCCGGACAAACCCTATAAGAAGTCAGCCCGGATTGTCGGGGACGTTATGGGTAAGTACCACCCCCATGGGGACTCAGCGATTTATGAATCCATGGTGCGGATGGCCCAAGACTTCTCCTACCGCTACATGTTAGTTGATGGGCACGGGAACTTTGGATCGGTCGACGGTGACCAAGCTGCTGCTATGCGTTATACCGAGGCCCGTCTCAGTAAGATCGCCCTGGAAATGGTCCGCGATATTAATAAAAATACGGTAGACTTTATCCCTAACTATGATGGCGAAGAACGGGAACCCGAAGTTCTCCCTTCCCGCTTCCCTAACCTCTTAGTTAACGGTGCGACTGGGATTGCTGTAGGGATGACCACCAATATTCCGCCCCACAATTTAAGTGAAGTTATCCAGGCTCTCCATATTTTGATGAAGAACCCTCAGGCCACTACCCAAGACCTGATGGAAGCCCTTCCTGGTCCCGACTTTCCGACCGCGGGAATCGTGATTGGTAAGGCTGGGATTAAGAAAGCTTATGAAACCGGGAAGGGCCGGATTATCGTCCGCGCCCGGGCCGAAATTGATACCATGGCCAGCGGTAAGGAACGTATTATCGTCAGCGAAATTCCTTACATGGTCAACAAGGCCAAGTTAGTGGAACGGATTGCCGACTTGGCTCGTGATAAACGGATTGACGGGATTACCGCGGTCCGTGATGAAACCGGCCGTCAAGGCATGCGGATTGTGATTGAATGCCGCAAAGACGCCAGTGCTAGCGTGATCTTGAACAACCTTTTCAAGCAAACGCAAATGCAAACCAACTTTAACTTTAATATGGTGGCCATTGACCAAGGCGTGCCCAAGACCCTTAGTCTCAAGCAAATTCTTAGACGTTACCTGGACCACCAAGAAGAAATTATTCGGCGCCGGTCCATCTTTGAAAAGGAAAAAGCGGAAGCCAGAGCCCATATCTTAGAAGGCTTACAGATCGCTTTAGACCACATAGATGAGATCGTTAACATCCTAAGGTCATCCAAGACCGGTGACCAAGCCAAGACGATCTTTATGGACCAATACGGTCTATCTGATAAGCAAGCCCAAGCCATCCTAGACATGCGCTTAGTCCGATTGACCGGTTTGGAACGGGAAAAGATCGATAATGAGCACAAGGATCTGATGGCAGAAATTGCCTACTTGAATGAAGTCTTAGCTAGCGAAGAAAAACGTTATGAAATTATCTACCAAGAACTCTTAGAAATTGAAAAACGCTTCGGTGACGAACGTCGGACCGAAATTCGTGTGGGTGAAATTACTAATTTAGAGGATGAAGACTTAATTGAAGAAAGCAATGTCCTCATTACCCTCTCACGTAAGGGTTATATCAAGCGGGTAGAAGACTCGGAATACCGGACCCAAAACCGGGGCGGACGTGGCGTGAAAGGCATGGCCTTACAGGATGGCGACCATATTGATGCCATGCTGTCGACCTCGACCCACGATGTCATCCTCTGCTTTACTGACCGCGGCCGGGTCTTCCAAATTAAGGGCTATGAAATCCCTGAATACGGCCGGGCAGCCAAGGGTCTCCCCATTGTCAATCTTCTCAATCTCCAAGAAGATGAACAAGTCCGCGGGGTCATCAATGTGACTCCAAGTGACAAGGAAACGGATAGTGAAGACTATTTCTTCTTCGTCACCAAGCAAGGAACCGTCAAACGGACTCCAGTGGAGGAATACTTCAATATTAGAAATAACGGTTTGATTGCTATTAATCTCCGTGATGATGATGAATTAGTGGCTGTCTTACAAACTAGTGGAGAGGATAATATTATTCTCGGTTCCCACCAAGGTTACGCGGTGTCCTTTGCTGAAGACGATGTCCGCTCTATGGGTCGGACGGCGACTGGTGTTCGTGGTATCCGCCTCGATCAGGACGACTATGTGGTTGGTGCCTCGATTTTAGGCCCTGACCAAGATGTCTTGATCGTTACCGAAAAAGGCTACGGCAAACGGACGCCTGCCGATGAGTACAGCATCAAACACCGCGGGGGTAAGGGCGTGAAAACCGTCAACATTACCGAAAAGAACGGTCCTTTGGTTGGTTTAGCTACCGTTGATTTGGATGAAGATATCATGCTGATGACTGATGAAGGCGTGGTGATTCGCTTCCATTCCGTTGATATCTCTCAAACCGGTCGGGCAACCCAGGGGGTTCGTCTCATGCGTTTAGATGAAGCTGCCCATGTGTCGACCATGGCTGTGGTTGATCCAGAGGAAGTAGATGAGGAAGAAGTCGTGGCCAGCGATCCGGAACAAAGAGGTCAATATGCGACTGAAACCGGCCTCAGTGACCCTGACATTGATTCTGGGGATGATAATGCCCCAGACCGACTCAGCCAAGAGCAAATTCGCGATAAAATGCAAGATTTCTCCAGCCAAGTCTTAGAAGAAGACGATAGTCAGGCTTCTGATGGAGACTAG